From one Bacteroides eggerthii genomic stretch:
- a CDS encoding PRTRC system ThiF family protein, with translation MKKIHYTDRYLLNPHHPVTVFVIGAGGTGSQVATNLARMSIALQALGHPGLHVTVFDPDTVTEANIGRQLFSESELGLNKAVALVTRINRFFGFSWEAKRQCYPSGTSDSVLANIIITCTDTTRSRTGLWRFLKKHRERSYDDEKSPIYWMDFGNAQTTGQVLIGNVKSKIPQPSSIEYLPIPKMNVITEEVPYSTIREKDSGPSCSLTEALQKQDLFINSMLAQIGCDVLWRMLREGRTFYRGAYLNLDTLRVNPIPV, from the coding sequence ATGAAAAAGATTCATTATACAGACAGATACCTGCTCAATCCCCACCATCCCGTAACCGTTTTCGTAATCGGTGCGGGCGGAACCGGATCGCAGGTGGCCACCAATCTGGCAAGAATGAGTATCGCATTGCAGGCACTCGGACATCCGGGCCTGCACGTGACGGTTTTTGACCCCGATACTGTCACGGAAGCGAATATCGGACGCCAGTTGTTCAGCGAATCCGAGCTCGGACTGAACAAGGCGGTGGCACTTGTAACCCGTATCAACCGCTTTTTCGGCTTTTCATGGGAGGCAAAAAGGCAATGCTATCCGTCAGGAACATCAGATTCCGTTTTGGCGAATATCATCATCACCTGCACGGATACCACCCGTTCACGGACCGGTCTGTGGCGTTTTTTGAAAAAGCATAGGGAACGTTCATACGATGACGAGAAATCACCGATATACTGGATGGATTTCGGCAATGCTCAGACCACCGGACAAGTACTGATAGGAAATGTCAAAAGCAAGATACCGCAGCCCTCCTCCATTGAATACCTGCCTATACCCAAGATGAACGTCATAACGGAGGAAGTCCCTTATTCCACCATCAGGGAGAAGGATTCGGGACCGAGCTGCTCGCTGACGGAGGCATTGCAAAAGCAGGATCTCTTCATCAATTCCATGTTGGCACAAATCGGATGCGACGTCCTGTGGCGCATGCTCAGGGAAGGAAGAACGTTCTACCGGGGAGCCTATCTCAATCTTGACACGTTACGGGTAAACCCCATCCCGGTATAG
- a CDS encoding helix-turn-helix domain-containing protein, producing the protein MMYIDNEVLEKMIMTIVEGFDRIEKKLDRMGRVKDCLNGDELLDNYDIAKLLNVSLRTVARYREKGLIRYYQTDDNGKNFYRSSEIQEFLQKRGKKDKGGNTNMGKLC; encoded by the coding sequence ATGATGTATATAGACAATGAAGTGCTTGAAAAAATGATAATGACCATAGTGGAAGGTTTTGACCGTATAGAAAAGAAACTGGACAGGATGGGACGCGTGAAGGACTGCCTGAACGGAGACGAGCTTTTGGACAACTATGACATTGCCAAACTGCTAAACGTGTCATTGCGGACAGTCGCCCGTTACAGGGAAAAAGGGCTGATCCGTTATTACCAGACGGACGATAACGGGAAAAACTTCTACAGAAGCTCGGAAATACAGGAGTTTTTACAGAAACGTGGGAAAAAAGATAAGGGCGGGAATACCAACATGGGAAAGTTATGCTAA
- a CDS encoding helix-turn-helix domain-containing protein: MTQFILTKESPEIIRFFRNISTLSKMLDDQEKNFRPVLNGERYITDSELAEKLKLTRRTLADYRMNGRLPYYKVGGKLLYKEKDILVLLEKNRVETFDHW, from the coding sequence ATGACTCAATTCATACTGACCAAAGAAAGCCCTGAGATTATACGTTTTTTTCGGAACATAAGCACCCTGTCCAAAATGCTGGATGACCAGGAGAAAAACTTTCGTCCGGTTCTGAACGGAGAGCGTTACATTACCGACAGCGAGTTGGCGGAGAAATTAAAGCTGACACGAAGGACGCTGGCTGATTACAGAATGAACGGCAGGCTGCCCTATTACAAAGTAGGAGGCAAACTTTTATATAAGGAAAAGGACATTCTGGTTCTGTTGGAAAAAAACAGGGTGGAAACATTTGATCATTGGTAA
- a CDS encoding PRTRC system protein C, producing the protein MALEIKGLQRVFKFKKDSMELVLDDPNSELSVNEVMDFYSMTYPELTTATVYGPEWEDDKAVYRFKTTIGVKG; encoded by the coding sequence ATGGCACTTGAAATCAAAGGATTGCAGAGAGTATTCAAATTCAAGAAGGACTCTATGGAGCTCGTGTTGGATGATCCGAACAGCGAACTGTCCGTAAACGAGGTGATGGACTTCTATTCCATGACCTACCCTGAACTGACCACGGCAACGGTATATGGTCCTGAGTGGGAGGACGACAAGGCGGTTTACCGCTTCAAGACAACCATCGGAGTGAAAGGGTAA
- a CDS encoding helix-turn-helix domain-containing protein: MEFVCIEAKAFMEMNEALEAVEKKMRETCGGGICSMDDWIDNQEACMLMNVSPRKLLQLRRSRIIPYSHIDRKVYYRRQDIIRYLENSIHHVTPESL; encoded by the coding sequence ATGGAGTTTGTATGTATCGAAGCTAAGGCATTCATGGAAATGAATGAGGCTTTGGAAGCCGTTGAAAAGAAAATGCGTGAAACATGCGGAGGAGGCATCTGTAGTATGGATGACTGGATTGACAATCAGGAAGCGTGTATGCTTATGAATGTCTCGCCCCGAAAGCTGTTGCAACTTCGGAGAAGCAGGATTATCCCTTACAGCCATATAGACCGCAAGGTATATTACAGGCGTCAGGATATTATACGTTATTTGGAAAACAGTATTCACCATGTAACCCCCGAATCCTTATGA
- a CDS encoding phosphoribosyltransferase, giving the protein MELIINATLLLAAIVLWIYGQYWRKKCGKVLCQYAAAYDEREDREKPLRQAIIAGNPHAPLLYALTCPELFDKVRPLRLFSFGSIRCVFAGYYFPKRFESWLCDDQLAFVQKVYDFKDGKDSCTEYFSQAFLLLSTDEDITAMFMPCSTSDRYYRRFSGIASFLETHGYVRSGLDLICITESRECKHASEKRSEINTANYMMSNDLYGKRVVIVDDLLTSGASLMEYAHNLERAGAKVEGAVFLARTFQMPSPAKVKRLVWKRHLSVLIWRRSDDL; this is encoded by the coding sequence ATGGAACTGATAATCAATGCAACATTATTACTAGCGGCTATCGTTCTCTGGATATACGGACAATACTGGAGAAAAAAGTGCGGCAAGGTGCTATGCCAATATGCAGCAGCCTACGATGAGCGGGAAGACAGGGAGAAACCGCTACGTCAAGCCATCATAGCAGGAAATCCTCATGCACCGCTGCTATATGCGCTGACTTGTCCTGAGCTGTTTGATAAAGTCCGTCCGTTGCGATTGTTCTCATTCGGGAGCATTCGCTGCGTGTTTGCCGGCTATTATTTTCCCAAACGCTTTGAAAGCTGGCTTTGTGATGACCAGTTGGCATTCGTGCAAAAAGTATATGATTTCAAGGATGGAAAAGACAGCTGTACGGAATATTTTTCACAAGCATTCCTGCTTCTTTCCACTGATGAGGATATTACTGCCATGTTTATGCCGTGCAGCACATCAGACCGCTATTACAGACGTTTCTCAGGTATTGCCAGTTTTCTGGAAACGCATGGCTATGTCCGTTCAGGACTGGATTTAATATGCATTACGGAAAGCAGGGAGTGTAAACATGCCTCAGAAAAACGCTCTGAAATAAATACCGCCAACTATATGATGTCAAACGATCTGTACGGAAAGCGCGTGGTGATTGTCGATGATTTGCTGACCAGCGGAGCCAGCCTGATGGAATACGCCCATAATCTGGAAAGGGCCGGTGCCAAAGTGGAAGGTGCTGTATTTCTTGCCCGTACCTTTCAGATGCCTTCGCCGGCAAAAGTAAAACGCCTGGTATGGAAACGCCATCTATCAGTCCTGATCTGGAGAAGGTCTGACGACCTGTAA
- a CDS encoding NYN domain-containing protein, with amino-acid sequence MKTNANSRYTVAVLIDGDNASFERMEDIMGFVSRYGDAVVRRIYGDWTRKALSAWKESAREHGFRLVQASSHVPGKNTTDIALVIDAMDILRDGQVDCFCLVASDGDYSLLAQRIREAGVKVLGYGEGKTPVSLVRSCSVFLYADRKESKAEENTPEFFIRRDMEYFDKAFEQAADGKEEVSLSLIGGALKKMMPKFKVRRYGCKTLGKLYEKLDRYELVMTEKGVANAVRLKY; translated from the coding sequence ATGAAGACAAATGCCAATTCAAGATATACCGTTGCAGTCCTTATTGACGGGGATAACGCATCCTTTGAGAGGATGGAAGATATAATGGGCTTTGTTTCCCGTTACGGGGATGCCGTTGTGAGACGAATTTATGGAGACTGGACGAGGAAAGCGCTTTCCGCATGGAAGGAAAGTGCCAGGGAGCATGGATTCAGGCTTGTACAAGCTTCCTCCCATGTTCCCGGAAAGAACACGACGGACATTGCACTGGTCATAGATGCGATGGATATTCTTCGGGACGGGCAGGTGGACTGTTTCTGCCTGGTGGCCAGTGACGGTGATTACAGCCTGCTTGCCCAACGGATACGGGAAGCCGGGGTGAAAGTGCTGGGATATGGGGAAGGAAAGACCCCGGTGTCATTGGTACGGTCCTGTTCCGTATTCCTGTATGCCGACCGGAAGGAAAGCAAGGCAGAGGAGAACACTCCCGAATTTTTTATCCGAAGGGATATGGAGTATTTCGACAAGGCTTTTGAGCAGGCGGCTGACGGCAAAGAAGAGGTTTCCCTTTCACTGATCGGCGGTGCATTGAAAAAAATGATGCCCAAATTCAAGGTCAGGAGATATGGATGCAAGACATTGGGCAAACTTTATGAAAAGTTGGACCGGTATGAGCTGGTCATGACGGAAAAGGGAGTGGCAAATGCCGTACGGCTGAAATATTAA
- a CDS encoding prokaryotic E2 ligase family D protein: MNELTKKLQQVMVPKAALIAYEYSDGRYGHGTYYLELHPINDRGRMEAAVPVTYEFMDSLVEYYTDNRQDVPHGKIPANMLWCDTRKGHERYIWYNPPGKRQMFFSERLNIPDGTFHVPGVIYRVSGDRLEIFAYKGEAPAEDSPLFLAPFFNVTGSSVCLGNASLTPPENMTFSKLLEHWEKRFWLSEFSHLGGSRNPTESNLVSVTEKARTNPFDYNELKPMDRQLKDLLV; the protein is encoded by the coding sequence ATGAATGAACTGACTAAGAAACTTCAACAGGTGATGGTTCCCAAAGCGGCACTGATTGCTTACGAATACAGTGATGGCCGCTATGGACACGGGACATATTATCTCGAACTGCATCCGATCAACGACAGAGGCCGGATGGAGGCTGCCGTCCCCGTTACGTATGAATTTATGGACTCCCTTGTGGAATACTATACGGATAACCGGCAGGATGTACCGCATGGGAAAATCCCCGCCAATATGCTGTGGTGCGATACACGCAAGGGACACGAGAGGTACATCTGGTACAATCCTCCGGGAAAACGGCAGATGTTCTTTTCCGAAAGGCTGAATATTCCGGACGGGACATTCCATGTACCCGGTGTCATTTACAGGGTTTCCGGTGACAGACTGGAAATTTTTGCCTATAAGGGAGAAGCACCGGCAGAAGACAGCCCGCTTTTCCTTGCCCCGTTTTTCAATGTAACGGGAAGCAGTGTCTGTCTGGGAAATGCCTCGTTGACTCCTCCGGAAAACATGACTTTCTCAAAACTCCTTGAGCATTGGGAAAAACGCTTCTGGCTCAGTGAATTTTCCCATTTGGGAGGAAGCAGGAACCCCACCGAAAGCAATCTGGTTTCGGTGACGGAAAAGGCACGGACCAATCCGTTTGACTATAACGAATTGAAACCTATGGACAGACAACTTAAAGACTTATTGGTATGA